A region of the Rhodothermus sp. genome:
CGCTGATCGCTACGGTGCCACTTCAGGCTCAGGAGCTGAACTGTAGCGTTTCGGTCAACTATCAGCAGCTCCAGGGCTCCCAGTACGACTACCTGCGGGAGCTGGAGGACCAGATCCGGCGCTACCTGAACGAACGGCGTTGGACAAACGACGCCTTTGAGGAGATCGAGCGTATCGATTGTACCGTACAGATCTTTTTCGAAAGCGCTATTACGCTGACGCGCTTTCGCGCCCGGATCGTGCTGGCCACGCGCCGACCCATCTATGGCACTACGCAGTACACGACCGTGCTCCAGCTCAGTGATCCAAACTGGGAGTTCGAGTATCCACAGGGAACTCCCCTGATCTTCAACCCGGAGCAGTTTCATCCGCTGACGTCCGTGCTGGACTTCTACGCCTTCATCATGCTGGGGTACGATTACGATACGTTCAGCGAGCTGGGCGGCACTCCATTTTTCGAGCAGGCCCGACGTATTGCCGAACTGGCACAGGCAGCCGGCGCCAGTGGCTGGAATCAGATCGGCGACGATCGAAGCCGCGTTGCA
Encoded here:
- a CDS encoding DUF4835 family protein codes for the protein MASVGQYSARAWLLGLGMALIATVPLQAQELNCSVSVNYQQLQGSQYDYLRELEDQIRRYLNERRWTNDAFEEIERIDCTVQIFFESAITLTRFRARIVLATRRPIYGTTQYTTVLQLSDPNWEFEYPQGTPLIFNPEQFHPLTSVLDFYAFIMLGYDYDTFSELGGTPFFEQARRIAELAQAAGASGWNQIGDDRSRVALITQLLDPRYRTIRQAYFRYHFEGLDRFVQDPEAARAVVLDVLRSLETLHLEGVRPYVMDLFFMAKYQELAAIFEGSRLAQEAFAMLSELDPSHLSAYNRMVQ